From Arachis stenosperma cultivar V10309 chromosome 2, arast.V10309.gnm1.PFL2, whole genome shotgun sequence, one genomic window encodes:
- the LOC130961994 gene encoding protein NONRESPONDING TO OXYLIPINS 2, mitochondrial-like isoform X2: MASACSRIAQRASSFSSIKSTIKSTLRSSSFSNTATTTSPLRRSILTRVAPELRCAQSMLPLHSAVATARMTSCLRTTSRSCRALSQDGIDGT; this comes from the exons ATGGCTTCAGCGTGCAGCAGAATCGCGCAAAGagcttcttcattttcttccaTAAAATCAACCATCAAATCCACTCTTCGCTCTTCATCCTTCTCCAACACCGCCACCACTACTTCTCCTCTTCGCCGATCCATTTTAACCAG GGTTGCTCCGGAACTGAGATGCGCGCAGTCGATGCTGCCACTGCATAGTGCGGTTGCGACGGCGAGGATGACGTCATGCCTGAGAACAACATCTCGGAGCTGCCGAGCGCTATCACAGG ATGGAATTGATGGGACGTGA
- the LOC130961994 gene encoding protein NONRESPONDING TO OXYLIPINS 2, mitochondrial-like isoform X3, whose product MASACSRIAQRASSFSSIKSTIKSTLRSSSFSNTATTTSPLRRSILTRVAPELRCAQSMLPLHSAVATARMTSCLRTTSRSCRALSQGT is encoded by the exons ATGGCTTCAGCGTGCAGCAGAATCGCGCAAAGagcttcttcattttcttccaTAAAATCAACCATCAAATCCACTCTTCGCTCTTCATCCTTCTCCAACACCGCCACCACTACTTCTCCTCTTCGCCGATCCATTTTAACCAG GGTTGCTCCGGAACTGAGATGCGCGCAGTCGATGCTGCCACTGCATAGTGCGGTTGCGACGGCGAGGATGACGTCATGCCTGAGAACAACATCTCGGAGCTGCCGAGCGCTATCACAGG GCACATAG
- the LOC130961994 gene encoding protein NONRESPONDING TO OXYLIPINS 2, mitochondrial-like isoform X1, which produces MASACSRIAQRASSFSSIKSTIKSTLRSSSFSNTATTTSPLRRSILTRVAPELRCAQSMLPLHSAVATARMTSCLRTTSRSCRALSQGTLCCTSPGL; this is translated from the exons ATGGCTTCAGCGTGCAGCAGAATCGCGCAAAGagcttcttcattttcttccaTAAAATCAACCATCAAATCCACTCTTCGCTCTTCATCCTTCTCCAACACCGCCACCACTACTTCTCCTCTTCGCCGATCCATTTTAACCAG GGTTGCTCCGGAACTGAGATGCGCGCAGTCGATGCTGCCACTGCATAGTGCGGTTGCGACGGCGAGGATGACGTCATGCCTGAGAACAACATCTCGGAGCTGCCGAGCGCTATCACAGGGTACTCTCTGCTGCACCTCTCCCGGCCTCTAA